TGAATTCTTGAAACAAAAAGAATGTATTTTAGTCTTTTCCTTTTTTCCAGTCTTGAAATTCGATGCGACATGAATATTTTTGAAACTACCAAGGCCAAATTAGATTCCTTGGATGTGAAATCTTACGCAGCAGATCTTCCTGCAGGAAAAATAAGATGGGTCGACGCCAATCGCAATACTGTTGCCCATGCCGATTGCAAGGGCATTATTTCATTTGCTGGCACCAACCAAAGCTATGTTTGGATTTCCACAATGAGTTACTATGACAAGATTCCTAGAATTCAGGTTCCAGACGGGGAAACCACCTCAAAGTCAGGCGTTTCCGAAGATGAGGCAAGGACTGTAGCTTCAACAGCTGCAAAAAATGCTGGCGCTGAGTACGCCTATGCTGCCCCAGTTGCCGGGGGTGGATTCCTATACCTTGCCATATTCAACATGAAAATCGGTGATATTGAAAACGGCCAAGATGGTGCCTTGGAGAAGGAAAAGGCACTCTGGGAATTTATCAAGCTTAAAATGGAAGGGATTATTCCGCTTCTCGGCGAATTGGAATTTGAGTCACTTTTCTATGGACTACTAGGTGAGCTTGAAAACCAGATGCATTATGTTTTTCGGGGCCATCCGGTCGAGGGTAAGCTGAAAAATATCCTTCAAACCCTAAACCAATCCGATCTTGAACATGAATGCGGCCCAGGTATGTTACGCGATTTACAAGCTGTTCTCGATCTGACGAACAAGGAACTTGAAAGATTCGACTAGTTTTCTTTTCCATCACCAACAACCCATTCTACTATGAACTCAAAGCAAACCGTTTGGACATCTCCGCTTTGCCCCGCCCCCGATCAGCCGCTGAATTGGGAGGCCTTGAACGCGCTCAACTGGGTGCAAAAGCTGCACGGCACGCCCCAAAGCCCGATCCACCATGCCGAAGGCAATGTTGGCATCCATACGCGGATGGTGATGGAAAGCTTGCTTTCGCTACCTGATTATCAATCGCTTCCGGAGCCCAAACGTTCGACACTTTTCCTCGCCACACTCGCGCATGACATCGCCAAGCCGATGTGCACGGTCATCGAGCCGAATGGGGACATTGTTTCGCCGCGCCACGCGGTCAAGGGCCGCAGCTTGATTCGGCAGGAAATTTTTCAGCAAAATCCGGGGCCGATTCCGTTTGCCATTCGGGAGGAAATCGCGCAATTGGTGCGGTACCACGGCTTGCCGTTGTGGTTTTTGGAGAAGCGTGATTTACAGGCTACACTCTTGAAAGCCAGCATTTCCTGCGATCTGAAGTTGCTCGCTTTGCTGGCAGAGGCGGATGTCTTGGGCCGCGAATGCAAGGACAAAAACGAACTCCTCGACCGCGTGGCGATATTCCGCGAATATTGTCAGGAACAAGGAGTTTGGGACGGGCCTTGGCCGTTCAAGGATGGGCATCAGCGGTTTGAATACTTCAAAAATCCGGAGAATGGGCCTTTTTATGAGCCGTTTGATGTTTTCCGGGGCGAAGCGATTTTGATGTGCGGCATGCCGGGTTCGGGCAAGGACACCTGGATTGCAAAACATGGCCAAGGCTTGCCGGTGATTTCGCTGGATCAGATGCGCGAGGACATGGACATCGCGCACCGCGAAGCCCAAGGCAAACTCATCAACGCCGCCAAAGAACGCGCCAAGGAGTACATGCGCAAAGGCCAATCCTTCATTTGGAACGCGACCAACATCGTGCCGAGCATCCGGGGGCAGCTGATCGAGCTGTTTGACAGCTACAAAGCCCGCACGAAAATCGTGTATATCGAGGTTCCATTCGCCAGAATGATGCAACAAAATGCCAACCGCGCAGCCAAGGTTCCCGACAATGTCATGCGCCAAATGGTCAAAAAATGGGAAGTGCCTGAGGTTTGGGAAGCTGTGGACGTGGAGTTTGTAGTTGGAGTTTGAGTGCGAGGAAACAGTTCGAGGGTGGATAGCGAAGGCGGCGCTAACACACCAGCCGCCGATAGCGCCACCTTCGCGAGTTCCCGCATGTCGTAAACAGCCCAACCGCTGATTGCGCCACCTTCGCATCCCGGTCACCCGCCTAGCTTCTCGCGCAGCCAATCGGCATCTGCAATCTGCCTGGTCGCCTCAAAGTCTGCCCGGATTTTCGCGATCCGTTTGTGGTCTCCGTAACCTACGCGGCTGAGTTTCTTCACAAAAAGGATCAAGTTGAGATAATTGGTGCGGTGTGAGGCCGAAATGAGCTTGTTTCTGCGAAGAAAAGTGCGAAAGCTCTCTATCAAGCTGTCCAATGCGTCGATTTCATGGAGTTCGAAGTAGATTTTGAGCAGCATCACTTTGGCGTCGAGGTTGTAAAAAACATCTTCGTATTCCAGCTTTTGAAGGAGCTTGAGCACCTCACTGTAATGCTTTTCGTAGAAATGCAGCTTGGCGAGGTTGTAGGTAAATGCGTTTTCGCGGTGCTCGACCGGGATGCGGTCCTTGTAGCTGCGAATGAAACTTTCTACCCACTCAAATTCGGAGAGGCGTAACCCGACGACCACGATGTTTTTGTAATCCCAAGGGCTGAGGCTGTCGCCTTCGAGGAGAACCTTGCGTTCCAATGATTCCTTGTAAAGGTCAAAGATTTCGCGCAAATAGGTTCCTTCGCCGGCGTTGATGCGGCCGATGCAATAGTTCATGGCAAAGGCATAAAGGTGCCGTGCTTCATCGAGCGTAAATTCGAGGGCGAACTGCGACAACTGTTTGCGCAGCAGCGGATAATGCTCATTCTCCTCTGGCCGGCTGAGCATTTGGTAGATCCGGAAGTAGATCAAAACGGCCGGATCCTCTGCGTAATGACTGGTCGGCAACTGCTTCAGCAAGCCCTCGATCAAGGGATCCTGAAAGTCACCGCCCATCACGTTCCGGTTGTTGAGGCGCGTGCAAGCATATTTGAGCTTGTTGAAGAGGTAAAACCGGTCCAAACTGGCGACCGACGCATCCAAATTGGTCACGCCACTGCGGTTTGCACTTCGTTCGAGCCAGGCATTGCGTTCTGCTTCCAGGAGATAATCGTCCAGCAAAGCCCGTGAATTGAGCAATTGATTGCGATCCAACGCGGGATTGGATGGGTCGGTATGCGACAATTCCGATCGCATGGCTTTCCGGTAAAAAAACTCATAAAGGGCGGGGACCTCTCGCTCCCGCAAGGTTTTGAGCAATTCCACCTGCTGCTGCGCTTGAGATTCTGCGAATTGCTCGAGCGTCAAAAACTTGACGACCAATTCCAGCAATTCCGAAGCCAAGCGCCTCAGGAACAAATCTTCGAACGGCCTGTCCGGAAAAATTGCCTTCCAAACATCCTGCTTTTCCATGGAGCCCGCCGGCGAAAAAAGTGCATTCGCAAGACTCCACAGGCGCAAATCGACATTGTGGTAGGGTGATGCCAAGAACTTCAACAGCCTTACCTGTTCTTTTTTCTGCAAGGTCGACAGCAACCCAACCAATTTTGAATCTTTCACTCCGACAAATTACAAATTTTGACATTCAAATATTGACATAAAGTCACATTTTAAATCAAAATCGAATATGCGCCCAAAATGATCAGCCGACAAATATTTAAAAATGTTCTTTTTTAGCCCTTCACTTCGGTCAATCTTTGTATTGTGCAAGTTCCATTGACGGTTCTTGCAACCAGAGAATGCATCGAGACAAAGAAAATATCACCAAAAATTTGCTGCTTTACGGGAATCCTATGCGCCTGAAATACATCCTTACGCTGCTCTTGCTTTGCCTTGGTTTTGGAATCGGCACGCTTTCGGCCACCCATTTCATCGGCTCCACCATTACCTATGAATGCCTTGGCGGAGGCCAATACCGCGCTCATTTGCATTACTATGCCGATTGCCAAGGATTGACTCCCAATCCCGCGCCGCTGACCGTTACCGGATTCGGGGTCGGATGCACCGCACCCACGGCAACGGCATGGACGCTTGTCAGTTCCGATGATGTTTCCTTTCTCTCTCCTGCCTACCCGACCACATGCTCCGGCGGAGCCTACCCTGGAGTGAGGGACTATCATTTCACGAGCGACTACAATTTTAGTGGTGTTTCTTGTACCAAGTACCAGTTCTCGTGGAATGAATGCTGCCGTAACGGATCGAATACCAGTATTCAAAACGCGATGACAGCCGGCTCTACCGTTGTCACCGACACCCTGAATTTGAGCATCGTGGGTTGCAACAGTTCGCCAGTTTGGCACAATGCGCCTCCACGCATCGCTACGGCCCTGCGCAGCAACAACTTTTTTGACCTTGGTGCCACCGATCCCGATGGGGATTCCTTGGCTTATTCATTGGAAACGCCACTCGATGGCAGCGGAAACCCGATCGTTTACAACCTGGGTTACAATTGGTGGAATCCGATGGGACCGAATTGGATGCATACGTTCAATGAGGAAAATGGTCTTCTATGGATCGTACCCAATGCCGGTGCGAATGTCATCGCGTCCATCGGCGTGCGCGTAACGGAATATCGCAACGGTCAACGAATTGGGAGTGTGCTGCGCGAATTTGAAATCCTCGGTTCGACGACATTTCCAGCGAATCTTCTACCTGCAATTTCGCTCCCGACCAATCCTGTTGGTGCCCGGGTGATTGGCGGACAGATCATCGTGCCACCCGGAGGCAGCTTCTGCGTGGACTTCAATGCTACTGACCCCAACACCGGCGATGCCACGCAGCTCAGTTGGATGAGTGACCTTCCTGGGGCCGCATTCACCGACACCTTTGGCATCGGTCCGGATACGGTGATGGCTGTCGGACCTTGGGCACGACTTTGCTGGACCGCCCCAACTTCGATTGCAGCGCCAACTGGCAAGCGTTTTTGGATCACGGCCATCGACACTACCTCGCAACTCAACAATATGGTTGCCGCTTGGTACGACATTCGGCTTGGGGATACGAGCCTTGTATGGCCAGGGGATGCAGACAACAATCTGGTGGCTGATGCCTTTGACCTTCTGCCGATCGGTGTCAACTACGGGAATGTTGGGACGATGCGAAGCACGATCACCAATGCTTGGGCAGGCCAAGTGAGTTCGCCTTGGACTTGGGGAACACCTATCCCCGGCATCATCGACGAAATGTTCAGTGACTGCAACGGCGACAGTCTTGTCGACGACAATGACACCTTGGCGATCACCTTGAACTATGGCCTTACACATTTGAAGGCAAATCTTCCTGTGGCGCGTGGCACGACAGTTGATCCACCTTTCCGGCTTGTGCTGCCTGACAGTGCATCCGTCGGAGACACGATCTCGGCGCCGATCATCTTGGGAGACAATAGTGTACCTGCCGCCAACATCTACGGATGGGCTTTCAAATTGCATTACGATGCTTCGTTGATTGACAGCAGCACCTTCTGGATCGACTTCAACGGCAGTTGGCTTGCGAATGGAAGCACCACGCTCGACATGTCGCGCAACCATCCGACGCTTAGCATCTGTGATGCAGCGCAAGTACGCACCAACCATACCTCTTCTTCCGGAATGGGACAGGTGGCGACCGCTCACTTTGTGATCATCGACAACATCGACGGCAAACGGGCGACACTGGATTCCGCATCCTTGAATGTCTTTTTCACGGATGTGAAAGTCATTGGCATGGATGGCCTTGCAATGCCGGTCGATGCACAGCAAGATTCCATGATGGTCTTTGACCGTACCACCGAGACACCACTACTCAATGCGCCAGATGCATTTGTCCAAATCTATCCGAATCCAGCCCAAGATCGCCTGACGATTGCGGCTACCGGTACGGAAATCGAGGAAATTGAATTGATTTCGCTGCAGGGTCAGTTGCTTTTCCGTCAGACGGAGATTCACAAGGCGAAGTTCCCGATGTCGCTCCACGGATTTGCACCGGGCATGTACTTCGCCCGCATCCAAACGAAATCGGGCATGACGGTACAACGCATCGTCATCGAATAAGCCAAGAAGACTTTTTTTCTACTATTGGAAGTTATGATTCTAGGAAGTGCCGACCCTTGGGTTGGCATTTTCTATTTTTCGCTACCCGGTCAATTCGGATACTTTGGGTCCAACTCGATCTGCTTTGCGATCATGGCTGCGCGGACGCGCTCGACCAAGGCGGCCACATCGACTTCCTGCAATCCCACCGTCGAAATCGGCTCCATAAAATGCTGACTCAGCACTCCGGGACGGATCTTCCCGAATTTGGCTTGGGGCATCGTGCGTCTTGTATTGATCGTCACCACGGGAAGGATCGGAACCTGGGTCGCGACGGCGAGCTTGAAGGCGCCATCAAAAAAGGGCTGCATTTGCTCATTCGTGCGATTTTGAGTGCCTTCCGGATAGATCATCAGGGATTCGCCCAAAGTTACGGCCTCGACCATACGTTGGAAGCTGGCTTTGCGGCTCTCGGGGCTGCTGCGGTCGACCATGATCCCGGAGGTTTTGAAGATGAAGCCCATGATCGGCACCTTGAGCAATTCGCGTTTGGCGAGCGTGCGAAAGGGCGCACGGATGTTCACATAGGAAACAGGGGTATCCAGAAAACTGTTGTGGTTGGTTACCAACACCATCGGGGTTTGGCCATATTCAGCCTTCCAACCCGTCTGCCGATACCGGATCCCGATCCAAAATCCCCAGAATTGTGACCACATGCGCAGGATGGAATCACTGTAAACCAAGGCCTTCTTGCGTGACATCAGCTTGCCCCAAAGCAGGAAGAAAAATGCCCAAAGCATCGTGGAAATGAATGTCCATGCCACCCAAACCACATATATTTTTTGAAGGATCTTTTTGATAGTCTTTTACCGTTGAATCAAAACTCGCTGACTTCCAATGCGGCCGGCTGCATCGCGTACCGAAACCATGTACCAGCCGCTTGCAAGATAACCCTTTTCCAGCGCGATGGTTTCCTGATTTTCTACCAGCATTTCATGGATCAATCGACCTTCACCATCCACCATTCGAATCTCATACTTTCCGTTCGGCTCGGGCAATTGAAGGTAAAACCGACCGTCATTGGGATTGGGATAGACCTTGAGTTCCAAGGAAACCGAGGATTCGGCAGCCACAACGAAATTTTCATAAGTGCCCATTGCATATTCGCCTTCCAGCAAATCCAATGCGATGATGCTGCCGATCTTGTCTGCGGGGCTTCCCATCAGCCGCTGAAAATTGGTGACTTGCT
This DNA window, taken from Bacteroidota bacterium, encodes the following:
- a CDS encoding AAA family ATPase, which produces MNSKQTVWTSPLCPAPDQPLNWEALNALNWVQKLHGTPQSPIHHAEGNVGIHTRMVMESLLSLPDYQSLPEPKRSTLFLATLAHDIAKPMCTVIEPNGDIVSPRHAVKGRSLIRQEIFQQNPGPIPFAIREEIAQLVRYHGLPLWFLEKRDLQATLLKASISCDLKLLALLAEADVLGRECKDKNELLDRVAIFREYCQEQGVWDGPWPFKDGHQRFEYFKNPENGPFYEPFDVFRGEAILMCGMPGSGKDTWIAKHGQGLPVISLDQMREDMDIAHREAQGKLINAAKERAKEYMRKGQSFIWNATNIVPSIRGQLIELFDSYKARTKIVYIEVPFARMMQQNANRAAKVPDNVMRQMVKKWEVPEVWEAVDVEFVVGV
- a CDS encoding T9SS type A sorting domain-containing protein is translated as MHRDKENITKNLLLYGNPMRLKYILTLLLLCLGFGIGTLSATHFIGSTITYECLGGGQYRAHLHYYADCQGLTPNPAPLTVTGFGVGCTAPTATAWTLVSSDDVSFLSPAYPTTCSGGAYPGVRDYHFTSDYNFSGVSCTKYQFSWNECCRNGSNTSIQNAMTAGSTVVTDTLNLSIVGCNSSPVWHNAPPRIATALRSNNFFDLGATDPDGDSLAYSLETPLDGSGNPIVYNLGYNWWNPMGPNWMHTFNEENGLLWIVPNAGANVIASIGVRVTEYRNGQRIGSVLREFEILGSTTFPANLLPAISLPTNPVGARVIGGQIIVPPGGSFCVDFNATDPNTGDATQLSWMSDLPGAAFTDTFGIGPDTVMAVGPWARLCWTAPTSIAAPTGKRFWITAIDTTSQLNNMVAAWYDIRLGDTSLVWPGDADNNLVADAFDLLPIGVNYGNVGTMRSTITNAWAGQVSSPWTWGTPIPGIIDEMFSDCNGDSLVDDNDTLAITLNYGLTHLKANLPVARGTTVDPPFRLVLPDSASVGDTISAPIILGDNSVPAANIYGWAFKLHYDASLIDSSTFWIDFNGSWLANGSTTLDMSRNHPTLSICDAAQVRTNHTSSSGMGQVATAHFVIIDNIDGKRATLDSASLNVFFTDVKVIGMDGLAMPVDAQQDSMMVFDRTTETPLLNAPDAFVQIYPNPAQDRLTIAATGTEIEEIELISLQGQLLFRQTEIHKAKFPMSLHGFAPGMYFARIQTKSGMTVQRIVIE
- a CDS encoding 1-acyl-sn-glycerol-3-phosphate acyltransferase; this translates as MAWTFISTMLWAFFFLLWGKLMSRKKALVYSDSILRMWSQFWGFWIGIRYRQTGWKAEYGQTPMVLVTNHNSFLDTPVSYVNIRAPFRTLAKRELLKVPIMGFIFKTSGIMVDRSSPESRKASFQRMVEAVTLGESLMIYPEGTQNRTNEQMQPFFDGAFKLAVATQVPILPVVTINTRRTMPQAKFGKIRPGVLSQHFMEPISTVGLQEVDVAALVERVRAAMIAKQIELDPKYPN